In Bradyrhizobium paxllaeri, the genomic stretch AAGCCACCGCGATGAAATTCCTGGAGCGGGTCAAGATCCCGCATCAGGCCAACAAATATCCGGGCCAGATGTCGGGCGGTCAGCAGCAGCGCGTGGCGATTGCCCGCGCGCTGACCATGAACCCGAAGGTCATGCTGTTCGACGAGCCGACTTCGGCGCTCGATCCCGAAATGGTCAAGGAAGTGCTCGACACCATGGTCGATCTCGCCAAGGAGGGCATGACCATGCTGGTCGTCACCCACGAGATGGGATTTGCCCGCGAGGTCGCCAACCGCGTCGTGTTCATGGACGCCGGCCAGGTGATCGAGTCAAACACGCCGCGTGAGTTTTTCGCCAACCCGCAGCACGCGCGGACCAAGCTGTTCCTGAGCCAGATTTTGCGACATTAGGAAGCTGTCGTTCCGGGGCGCGCGAAGCGCGAACCCGGAACCTCGAGATTCTCAGGGGCGCAAGGAGCGCCCCAGAGTTCGATGCTGCGCATCGCCCCGGAATGACGATGCAGGGGCCTCACGTCTTCTCGAACGGCACGTCGATCTTGCTGCGCTTCTCCAGCCACGCCGGCACCGGCAGGTTCTTCGAGCGCATGAACTCCGGATTGAACAGCTTTGACTGATAGCGATTGCCGGAGTCGGCAAGGATGGTCACGATGGTCTTGCCGGGACCGAGCTGCTTGGCAAGTCGGATCGCGCCGGCGATGTTGACGCCGGTCGAGCCGCCGAGGCACAGGCCCTCGTGCTCGAGCAGGTCATAGATCACCGTCACGGCTTCCTCGTCCGAGATCAGGAAAGCGTCGTCGACCTTGGCGGTCTCGATGACAGGTGTGACGCGGCCGAGCCCGATGCCTTCGGTGATCGAGTCACCCGGTGTCGATTTGGCCTTGCCGTGCTTGAACAGCTCGTACATTGCAAAGCCATGCGGATCGGCGCAGGCGTTGACAATGCCCGGGTGCTTTTCCTTCAGATAGCGGCTGACGCCGGCCAGCGTGCCGCCGGTGCCGACCGAGCAGATAAAGCCGTCGATCTTGCCGCCGGTCTGTTCCCAGATCTCCGGTCCGGTGGATTCGTAGTGCGCCTTCGCGTTGTCGAGATTGTTCCACTGGTCGGCGAACAACACGCCGTTCGGCTCGGTCTTGCGAAGCTGGGCGGCCAGCCGCCGGCCGACATGCTGGTAGTTGTTCGGATTGGCGTAAGGCAGCGCCGGCACCTCGACGAGTTCGGCGCCGCACAGCCGCAGCATATCCTTCTTTTCCTGGCTCTGCGTTTCCGGGATCAGGATAAGCGTGCGGTAACCGCGCGCGCTGGCGACCACAGCGAGACCGATGCCGGTGTTGCCGGCGGTCGATTCCACCACCAGGCCGCCGGGCTTGAGCTCGCCGCGCTTCTCGGCCTCCAGGATCATCCATTTGCCCGCGCGGTCCTTGACCGACTGTCCCGGATTCATGAATTCGGCCTTGCCGAGAATGGTGCAGCCGGTGGCTTCGGAAGCGTGCTTCAGCTTGATGAGGGGAGTATTGCCGATCGCTTCGATAACGTCTTTGTTGAAGGCCATGTCGTTGAAATCGCCGGTTTGTTTGCCTAATCGTTGAGCGACCCTAAAGGACCGCCGCTAGCCGCACAAGCCAGCGTTGCGGCAGGGCAGATCAGCCCGATTTCGCAAACACCACCTGGCGCACGTCGATATTTCCCGACAGGAAACCGGCCTCGCAATAGGCGAGGTAATATTCCCAGAGCCGCCGGAAGCGATCGTCGAAACCCGACGGCGTCAGGTTTGGCCACGCCGCGCGGAAATTGTTTCGCCAGATCGCAAGCGTCTTGGCATAATCTTGCCCAAAGATGCGCTCGCGGATGACGGGAACACCGAAGCGCTCGCCCAGCGTTTTGAGAATCTCCGGCGAGGGCAGCATCCCGCCCGGGAAGACGTAGCGCTGGATGAAGTCGACTTCGCGGCGGTAGGTCTGGAACAGGCTGTCCTGGATGGTGATGGCCTGGATGCCGGCGAGCCCGCCGGGAAGCAGACGGTCGCGCAACTGTGAAAAATAGTTCGGCCAGAATTGCTCGCCGACCGCCTCGATCATCTCGATCGAGGCGATGCGGTCGTAGCGGTCGCGCTCGTCGCGATAATCCCTGAGCTTGATCTCGACCTTGTCGCTGAGCCCGGCATTGTGAATCCGCGCTTGTGCGAAATCGCGCTGCTCCTTGCTGATGGTGAGGCCTACTACCCTGGCGCCGAACGTCTTGGCGGCGTATTCGGCAAAGCCGCCCCATCCGCAGCCGATCTCCAGGAGCTTCTGGCCTGGCCGCAGATCGATGGCTTCGGCGAGCCGCCGGTACTTGTTGTGTTGCGCGGCCGTCAGGTCGGGCGTGTCGTCTTCGAACAGCGCCGACGAATAGGTCATGCTCGGATCGAGCCACGCCGAATAGAAGGCGTTGCCGATGTCGTAATGCGCATAGATGTTGCGGCGAGCCTGCCGCCGCGTATTGCGGTTGAGCCAATGCCTGATGAACTGCAGCGTGCGCGCCAGCGGGTTGGCGACCAGCATCGTCTGCATCCAGTCCTGGTTGACGCAGAACAGATAGAGGAATTGCGTGAGGTCGGGCGTGTCCCATTCGCCGCGCAGATAGGCTTCCGCAATGCCGATGTCGCCGCCGCGCAGGAGTCGCGAGGCAAAGCCGTAATCGTAGATCGTCATCGCCGCCGCCGGGCCCGGCCCGTTGCCGCCCAGCCGCACCATGCGGCCGTCGGCCAGCGTCACGTCGAGCGTGCCATGTTGCAGCTTTGAACCGAAGCCCAGCGCCAGCCGGACCAGGCGGGGCAATTCCGGAAACGTTGCGTCTACGGTTTCCGATGTGACCGAAATTAACTCGGACATGTGCGATCCATCGAACGTCGGTTTACCCCGACTTCGCATGGCCGATCGGCCCTGCTCAGTCTTCGGCATGGGCGGACAACGCTGGCGAAGTATAATCGTTGCCGTTCCCGCTCGCCAAGCCGGTATTGAAGGCGGCATGCTGCCGCGGGACCTGCCGCGCGCCCTTGAGCCAAAGCCGCAGCGCCTCCCAATGTATCGCCGCCATGACCTTGAATGTGACCAGCGGCAGAGCCAAGAACGTCCGCAGCAACTCCTTGGTGTTGAGCATGCGGCGGTGACCATTGAAGGTTGCAGCGAGGAGGGGGCCTTCGCGGCTGGTTTCCAGAATTCGCAACTGCACACGCTTGTCGGGCGGCAGCACGCGAAAATGGTAGCGCATGGCCATCTCGATAAAGGGCGAGACGTAAAACAGCTTGTCCTGCCGCTGCCGCACGCCGGCACAGCTGACATCGCTTGGCGTCACCGGCAGGACGTAAGCGTGGATATCGCCAAAGGTGTTGCGCACCTCGTAGATCAGAAGTGCCAATTCGCGGTTCGCGCGGTAGCAGAAATAGACCGACAACGGATTGAACGCGTAGCCCAGCAGGCGGGGATAGCAGAGCAGCAGCACCGGCCCGCCTGTGAGGTCGATGCCGCGTTCGGCCGCGCAACGCTGCGCATAGGCGCGCAGGGATGAGCCGTCCCGCGGACCATGGTCGGCCTCGTGAAAACTGTAGAGCGCCGCGCGGTTGACGCCGAACAGCGGCGATTGCCGGTCCGCGTCTTCCAGCCGGTCCAGGTCGATCAGCAGGCTCATCACACGATAGCTGAAGCGATGGCCGATCGGCTTCAGCCGCGCATGCATGACGTCGCCGATGTAAAGCGCCGCAGCGTCGGCTCTTGTCGGTGTTTCCCCCATGGGGTTACTCCGCAGCTTCCGCCAGCTCTCGCGGCGCTTCCCGCCATGGCGCCGTCGCGCCGAGCGCTTCTGCAACGGCAAGGCCGGAGCGCAATCCGTCCTCGTGGAAACCGTATCCGGTCCATGCGCCGCAGAACCAGGTATGCCGCCTGCCTTGAATTTCGGGCAGGCGCTTCTGGGCGGCAAAAGCGACGGCGTTGTACTGCGGATGCTCGCAAAGATACTTGCCGAAGGTCAGCGCGGGATCGGGCGCGACCGGCGGGTTGAGGCTGACGAACAGCGGCTTGTCGGGATCGATGCCCTGCAGCTCGTTCATCCAGTAGGTCACGGATACGTCGTTATCGACGCTTGTCTGGCGCGGCCAGCGCAGAAAATTCCACGACGCCCAGGCGCGTCGGCGCTTCGGCATCAGGCTGATATCGCGATGCAGGTAGATCGTGTTGGGGGAATAGCCGATGGCGCCCAGGATTGAACGCTCGCGATCGTCGGCGTCCGACAGCAACGCCAGCGCCTGGTCGCTGTGGGACGCAATCACGACATGGTCGTAAGCATTGGCCTTGCCGTGGCTGTCGTGCGCGACGACACCATGCGCAGTACGCTCGATGGCGGTGACGGCGCAGCCGAGCTTGATGCGGTCGCGGAACGAAGAGGTCAGCTTGTCGACATAGCGCTGGCTGCCGCCCTTCACGGTGCGCCAGACCGGGCGGTCATATTGCAGCAGGCGATGGTTGGCGAAAAACGCGACGAAGTTTTCGGCCGGGAAATCCAGCATTTCGCTCGACGGCGCCGACCAGATCGCAGCGCCCATCGGCGCCAGATAATCGGTCAACAGCCGTGGCGCAAAATGACGCGTGCGGAAGTATTCACCGAGCGTCAGCCCGGCCAGTTTGCCCGCGACGTAATCCTCGACGCTCTGCTGGTTGAAGGTGAGGATGTCGCGCAGCATCCAGAGGTAGGAGGGCGACAACAGGTTGA encodes the following:
- a CDS encoding amino acid ABC transporter ATP-binding protein translates to MTANSIVGINALNKWYGDFHVLRDINLDVAKGERIVICGPSGSGKSTLIRCINALEEFQEGQIVVEGIELGPNLKRVDEVRREVGMVFQSFNLFPHLTVLENCTLAPIWVRNIPKKDAEATAMKFLERVKIPHQANKYPGQMSGGQQQRVAIARALTMNPKVMLFDEPTSALDPEMVKEVLDTMVDLAKEGMTMLVVTHEMGFAREVANRVVFMDAGQVIESNTPREFFANPQHARTKLFLSQILRH
- a CDS encoding cysteine synthase A gives rise to the protein MAFNKDVIEAIGNTPLIKLKHASEATGCTILGKAEFMNPGQSVKDRAGKWMILEAEKRGELKPGGLVVESTAGNTGIGLAVVASARGYRTLILIPETQSQEKKDMLRLCGAELVEVPALPYANPNNYQHVGRRLAAQLRKTEPNGVLFADQWNNLDNAKAHYESTGPEIWEQTGGKIDGFICSVGTGGTLAGVSRYLKEKHPGIVNACADPHGFAMYELFKHGKAKSTPGDSITEGIGLGRVTPVIETAKVDDAFLISDEEAVTVIYDLLEHEGLCLGGSTGVNIAGAIRLAKQLGPGKTIVTILADSGNRYQSKLFNPEFMRSKNLPVPAWLEKRSKIDVPFEKT
- a CDS encoding SAM-dependent methyltransferase, which encodes MSELISVTSETVDATFPELPRLVRLALGFGSKLQHGTLDVTLADGRMVRLGGNGPGPAAAMTIYDYGFASRLLRGGDIGIAEAYLRGEWDTPDLTQFLYLFCVNQDWMQTMLVANPLARTLQFIRHWLNRNTRRQARRNIYAHYDIGNAFYSAWLDPSMTYSSALFEDDTPDLTAAQHNKYRRLAEAIDLRPGQKLLEIGCGWGGFAEYAAKTFGARVVGLTISKEQRDFAQARIHNAGLSDKVEIKLRDYRDERDRYDRIASIEMIEAVGEQFWPNYFSQLRDRLLPGGLAGIQAITIQDSLFQTYRREVDFIQRYVFPGGMLPSPEILKTLGERFGVPVIRERIFGQDYAKTLAIWRNNFRAAWPNLTPSGFDDRFRRLWEYYLAYCEAGFLSGNIDVRQVVFAKSG
- a CDS encoding DUF1365 domain-containing protein, with the translated sequence MGETPTRADAAALYIGDVMHARLKPIGHRFSYRVMSLLIDLDRLEDADRQSPLFGVNRAALYSFHEADHGPRDGSSLRAYAQRCAAERGIDLTGGPVLLLCYPRLLGYAFNPLSVYFCYRANRELALLIYEVRNTFGDIHAYVLPVTPSDVSCAGVRQRQDKLFYVSPFIEMAMRYHFRVLPPDKRVQLRILETSREGPLLAATFNGHRRMLNTKELLRTFLALPLVTFKVMAAIHWEALRLWLKGARQVPRQHAAFNTGLASGNGNDYTSPALSAHAED
- a CDS encoding NAD(P)/FAD-dependent oxidoreductase, whose translation is MRVAVVGTGISGNAAAWTLSKQYPVTVYDRELRPGGHSHTVSIDYDGAQLNVDIGFIVYNELNYPDLTALFAHLGVETVESCMSFAVTADTGRFEWKGGGNNWFETACGLFAQPINLLSPSYLWMLRDILTFNQQSVEDYVAGKLAGLTLGEYFRTRHFAPRLLTDYLAPMGAAIWSAPSSEMLDFPAENFVAFFANHRLLQYDRPVWRTVKGGSQRYVDKLTSSFRDRIKLGCAVTAIERTAHGVVAHDSHGKANAYDHVVIASHSDQALALLSDADDRERSILGAIGYSPNTIYLHRDISLMPKRRRAWASWNFLRWPRQTSVDNDVSVTYWMNELQGIDPDKPLFVSLNPPVAPDPALTFGKYLCEHPQYNAVAFAAQKRLPEIQGRRHTWFCGAWTGYGFHEDGLRSGLAVAEALGATAPWREAPRELAEAAE